A single Chiroxiphia lanceolata isolate bChiLan1 chromosome 25, bChiLan1.pri, whole genome shotgun sequence DNA region contains:
- the KCNA10 gene encoding potassium voltage-gated channel subfamily A member 10, with product MMDVSSWKEMEVALVSFDNADQIVEDPCYSNDLSPAGQSRKGHPSCANLLSNLRILINSENANNETIFSRFSAEFSDHLVGERVGMDEGDQRVIINIAGLRFETRLKTLDQFPETLLGDPEKRMRYFDSMRNEYFFDRNRPSFDGILYYYQSGGKIRRPANVPIDVFADEITFYELGDEAMDQFREDEGFIKDPETLLPTNDFHRQFWLLFEYPESSSAARGVALVSVLVIVISIIIFCMETLPEFREEREFKSAQELSRNVTDTLLAHSTFTDPFFVIETACIVWFSFELFVRFIVCPSKTEFFRNIMNIIDIVSIIPYFVTLTTELIQQSELNGQQNMSLAILRIIRLVRVFRIFKLSRHSKGLQILGQTLKASMRELGLLIFFLFIGVILFSSAVYFAEVDEPQSHFSSIPDGFWWAVVTMTTVGYGDMCPTTLGGKIVGTLCAIAGVLTIALPVPVIVSNFNYFYHRETENEEKQILPGEVERLLASVATGNGSMESLNKTNGGYPRDKVKK from the coding sequence ATGATGGACGTGTCCAGTTGGAAGGAGATGGAGGTGGCACTAGTCAGTTTTGACAACGCCGATCAGATCGTGGAGGATCCCTGTTATTCAAACGACCTCAGCCCCGCCGGGCAGTCGCGGAAAGGCCACCCCAGCTGCGCCAACCTGCTCTCCAACCTGCGGATCCTCATCAACAGCGAGAACGCCAACAATGAGACCATCTTCTCCAGGTTCTCTGCCGAGTTCAGCGACCACCTGGTGGGGGAGAGGGTGGGCATGGATGAGGGGGACCAACGAGTCATCATCAACATCGCTGGGCTGAGGTTTGAGACGCGGCTCAAGACCCTTGACCAGTTCCCTGAGACCTTGCTGGGGGACCCGGAAAAGAGGATGCGCTACTTCGACTCCATGAGGAATGAGTATTTCTTTGACAGGAACAGGCCCAGTTTTGATGGGATTCTGTACTATTACCAGTCTGGTGGGAAAATACGGCGCCCGGCCAACGTCCCCATCGATGTCTTTGCTGATGAAATCACCTTCTATGAGCTGGGCGATGAAGCCATGGACCAGTTCAGGGAGGATGAAGGGTTCATCAAGGATCCTGAGACCCTTTTACCAACCAATGACTTTCACAGGCAATTCTGGCTGCTCTTTGAGTACCCCGAAAGCTCCAGTGCGGCCCGGGGCGTAGCTTTGGTCTCCGTTCTGGTCATTGTCATCTCCATCATCATCTTCTGCATGGAGACCTTGCCGGAGTTCCGAGAGGAAAGGGAGTTCAAGTCTGCCCAGGAGCTTTCTAGGAATGTGACAGACACCTTGCTGGCCCACAGCACCTTCACGGACCCTTTCTTCGTCATAGAGACCGCCTGCATTGTCTGGTTCTCCTTCGAGCTCTTCGTCCGCTTCATCGTGTGCCCCAGCAAGACCGAGTTCTTCAGAAACATCATGAACATCATTGACATCGTGTCCATCATCCCCTACTTCGTGACGCTCACCACCGAGCTGATCCAGCAGAGCGAACTCAACGGGCAGCAGAACATGTCCTTGGCCATCCTACGGATCATCCGCCTCGTCCGGGTCTTCCGCATCTTCAAGCTCTCCCGGCACTCCAAGGGGCTGCAGATCCTGGGGCAGACCCTCAAGGCCAGCATGCGGGAGCTGGGCCTGctcatcttcttcctcttcatcgGCGTCATCCTCTTCTCCAGCGCCGTTTACTTCGCGGAGGTCGACGAGCCCCAGTCCCACTTCTCCAGCATTCCCGACGGGTTCTGGTGGGCCGTGGTGACCATGACCACGGTGGGCTACGGAGACATGTGTCCCACCACCCTGGGGGGGAAGATCGTGGGCACCCTGTGTGCCATCGCGGGCGTTTTGACCATCGCGCTGCCCGTCCCCGTCATCGTCTCGAACTTCAACTATTTCTACCACAGGGAGACGGAGAACGAGGAGAAGCAGATCCTGCCCGGGGAGGTGGAGCGGCTCCTGGCCAGTGTGGCAACGGGCAACGGCAGCATGGAGTCCCTCAATAAGACCAATGGGGGTTACCCTCGAGACAAGGTCAAAAAATGA
- the LOC116798316 gene encoding embryonic pepsinogen-like isoform X2 translates to MGPSPLVPHHRTSPWSLTPAPPTSGFPLSPAPAWLVVKTHQVFDPSKSSTYRSTGQSLSIHYGTGEMEGTVGSDTVTVASLVDTNQLFGLSTAEPGEFFVDVKFDGILGLGFPNLAADGITPVFDNMVNESLVQENLFSVYLSHEATGSVVIFGGIDESYFTGSISWISVSYQGYWQISMDSIIVNSQEVACSGGCQAIIDTGTSLVAGPPLGISNIQRALGARQDSNGEHSVNCSSIPAMPDVIFVIDGLQYPVSAWAYTEQHNPGSCTSSFQTTSGDLWILGDVFLRVYYSIFDRANNCVGLAKAV, encoded by the exons ATGGGACCATCTCCATTGGTACCCCACCACAGGACTTCTCCGTGGTCTTTGACACCGGCTCCTCCAACCTCTGGGTTCCCTCTGTCTCCTGCACCAGCCTGGCTTGTCGTAA AAACCCACCAGGTGTTTGACCCATCCAAGTCCTCAACCTACAGGAGCACGGGGCAGAGCCTGTCCATCCACTACGGCACTGGGGAGATGGAGGGAACTGTGGGCTCCGACACCGTCACC GTTGCATCCCTGGTGGACACCAACCAGCTCTTTGGCTTGAGCACCGCGGAGCCCGGCGAGTTCTTTGTCGATGTCAAATTCGACGGGATCCTGGGCTTGGGATTCCCAAACCTGGCAGCTGACGGGATCACGCCGGTCTTTGACAACATGGTGAATGAGAGCTTGGTGCAGGAGAACCTCTTCTCAGTCTACCTGTCCCA TGAGGCAACAGGGAGTGTGGTCATCTTCGGGGGCATTGATGAGTCCTACTTCACCGGCTCCATCAGCTGGATCTCCGTCTCTTACCAAGGGTACTGGCAGATCTCCATGGACAG CATCATCGTGAACAGCCAGGAGGTTGCCTGCAGTGGTGGCTGCCAGGCCATCATCGACACCGGCACGTCCCTGGTGGCCGGGCCACCCTTGGGCATCAGCAACATCCAGAGGGCCCTTGGGGCCAGGCAGGACAGCAATGGAGAG cacagtgtGAACTGCAGCTCCATTCCTGCCATGCCTGACGTCATCTTTGTCATCGATGGTCTCCAGTACCCCGTGTCTGCCTGGGCTTACACTGAGCAG CACAACCCAGGATCCTGCACGAGCAGCTTCCAGACCACCTCTGGAGACCTTTGGATCTTGGGAGACGTCTTCCTCAGGGTGTACTACAGCATCTTTGACCGGGCCAACAACTGTGTGGGACTGGCCAAGGCTGTTTAG
- the LOC116798316 gene encoding embryonic pepsinogen-like isoform X1, producing MQLLVLLCAASALAQGLTRLPLERGKKLREILREKDLLCQFFQDHHYDIGTKFPHAFPNGTKVATEPLLNTLDVEYYGTISIGTPPQDFSVVFDTGSSNLWVPSVSCTSLACQTHQVFDPSKSSTYRSTGQSLSIHYGTGEMEGTVGSDTVTVASLVDTNQLFGLSTAEPGEFFVDVKFDGILGLGFPNLAADGITPVFDNMVNESLVQENLFSVYLSHEATGSVVIFGGIDESYFTGSISWISVSYQGYWQISMDSIIVNSQEVACSGGCQAIIDTGTSLVAGPPLGISNIQRALGARQDSNGEHSVNCSSIPAMPDVIFVIDGLQYPVSAWAYTEQHNPGSCTSSFQTTSGDLWILGDVFLRVYYSIFDRANNCVGLAKAV from the exons ATGCAGCTCCTCGTGCTCCTCTGCGCTGCCTCTGCCCTCGCCCAGGGGCTCACCAG ACTGCCCTTGGAAAGGGGGAAGAAGCTGAGAGAGATCCTCAGGGAGAAGGATTTGCTGTGCCAATTCTTCCAGGACCATCACTATGACATTGGCACCAAATTCCCACATGCTTTTCCCAATGGAACCAAAGTGGCCACGGAGCCCCTGCTGAACACCCTGGAC GTGGAGTACTATGGGACCATCTCCATTGGTACCCCACCACAGGACTTCTCCGTGGTCTTTGACACCGGCTCCTCCAACCTCTGGGTTCCCTCTGTCTCCTGCACCAGCCTGGCTTGTC AAACCCACCAGGTGTTTGACCCATCCAAGTCCTCAACCTACAGGAGCACGGGGCAGAGCCTGTCCATCCACTACGGCACTGGGGAGATGGAGGGAACTGTGGGCTCCGACACCGTCACC GTTGCATCCCTGGTGGACACCAACCAGCTCTTTGGCTTGAGCACCGCGGAGCCCGGCGAGTTCTTTGTCGATGTCAAATTCGACGGGATCCTGGGCTTGGGATTCCCAAACCTGGCAGCTGACGGGATCACGCCGGTCTTTGACAACATGGTGAATGAGAGCTTGGTGCAGGAGAACCTCTTCTCAGTCTACCTGTCCCA TGAGGCAACAGGGAGTGTGGTCATCTTCGGGGGCATTGATGAGTCCTACTTCACCGGCTCCATCAGCTGGATCTCCGTCTCTTACCAAGGGTACTGGCAGATCTCCATGGACAG CATCATCGTGAACAGCCAGGAGGTTGCCTGCAGTGGTGGCTGCCAGGCCATCATCGACACCGGCACGTCCCTGGTGGCCGGGCCACCCTTGGGCATCAGCAACATCCAGAGGGCCCTTGGGGCCAGGCAGGACAGCAATGGAGAG cacagtgtGAACTGCAGCTCCATTCCTGCCATGCCTGACGTCATCTTTGTCATCGATGGTCTCCAGTACCCCGTGTCTGCCTGGGCTTACACTGAGCAG CACAACCCAGGATCCTGCACGAGCAGCTTCCAGACCACCTCTGGAGACCTTTGGATCTTGGGAGACGTCTTCCTCAGGGTGTACTACAGCATCTTTGACCGGGCCAACAACTGTGTGGGACTGGCCAAGGCTGTTTAG
- the PROK1 gene encoding prokineticin-1: MGQILQLLCLLLLLNSCPCAVITGACERDPQCGRGTCCATSLWLRGLRVCTPLGREGDECHPFSHKVPFFGKRQHHSCPCLPNLLCSRFLDSRFRCSGHFKNIDF; this comes from the exons ATGGGCCaaatcctgcagctcctctgcctcctcctgctcctcaatTCCTGCCCCTGCGCCGTCATCACTGGG gccTGCGAGCGGGACCCTCAGTGTGGCCGCGGGACCTGCTGTGCCACGAGCCTGTGGCTGAGGGGGCTGCGGGTCTGCACCCCCCTGGGCCGGGAGGGGGACGAGTGTCACCCCTTCAGTCACAAG GTGCCTTTCTTTGGGAAGCGCCAGCACCACTCCTGCCCCTGTCTGCCCAACCTCCTGTGCTCCAGGTTCCTCGACAGCCGCTTCCGCTGCTCCGGCCACTTCAAAAACATCGATTTTTAG
- the LAMTOR5 gene encoding ragulator complex protein LAMTOR5, with amino-acid sequence MEGTLEQHLEETMKSPAVVGVLCTDSQGLNLGCRGTLSDEHAGIISVLAQQAAKLSSDPTDTPVVCLESDTGNIMIQKHDTITVAVHKLAS; translated from the exons ATGGAGGGGACCCTGGAGCAGCACCTGGAGGAGAC CATGAAGAGTCCGGCCGTGGTGGGCGTCCTGTGCACCGACTCGCAGGGGCTCAACCTGGGCT GCCGAGGGACCCTCTCTGACGAACACGCCGGGATCATTTCCGTGCTGGCCCAGCAGGCGGCCAAGCTCAGCTCCGACCCCACGGACACCCCCGTGGTGTGCCTGGAGTCGGACACCGG GAACATCATGATCCAGAAGCACGACACCATCACTGTAGCAGTGCATAAGTTGGCATCCTGA